Proteins encoded in a region of the Pseudochaenichthys georgianus chromosome 20, fPseGeo1.2, whole genome shotgun sequence genome:
- the rgs9bp gene encoding regulator of G-protein signaling 9-binding protein → MPLINNKVGDDGTVGKDKALVDGKALVDSLIKVVACYRVLATCVGGCTDSLQLRDELRQTREKAQRLAMAIRSHLTSHLRDKSLPEEQRKEMEILWVGFSSSLELFHVDMCKVFNMGDIFSLSKKETRVQNGLQGGGSEVAARALSVPDLNQPQSTSLPAEFESHERSTMEKDISQLDHMIDDMEMKVNVLRWMVEPHGPQYPDPLSSTDSASLLSVDEEQPGHQHLHQRRKLFVLLLLVAVVLVVATLSICIVFFS, encoded by the exons ATGCCACTTATAAATAACAAAGTAGGTGATGATGGCACAGTTGGCAAAGACAAGGCTTTGGTTGATGGAAAGGCTCTGGTGGATTCTTTAATAAAG gTTGTAGCATGTTACCGCGTGTTGGCCACATGTGTTGGTGGATGCACAGACAGCTTGCAGCTGCGGGATGAGTTGCGACAAACGCGAGAAAAGGCCCAAAGGTTGGCCATGGCCATCCGTAGTCATCTGACCTCACATCTCCGAGACAAGAGCCTGCCTGAAGAGCAACGTAAGGAGATGGAGATCCTTTGGGTGGGCTTCTCCTCCAGCCTAGAGCTCTTCCATGTTGACATGTGCAAAGTTTTCAACATGGGTGACATCTTCTCTCTGTCCAAAAAGGAGACACGGGTGCAAAATGGCCTACAAG GAGGAGGCAGTGAGGTAGCAGCCCGTGCGCTCAGTGTGCCAGACCTGAACCAACCTCAGAGCACATCCCTTCCTGCTGAGTTCGAGAGCCATGAGCGCAGCACCATGGAGAAGGATATCAGCCAACTTGACCACATGATCGATGACATGGAGATGAAAGTCAACGTTTTGCGCTGGATGGTGGAGCCCCATGGGCCACAGTATCCAGACCCGCTGAGCAGCACGGACAGCGCCTCCCTGCTCTCAGTCGATGAGGAGCAGCCTGGACACCAGCATCTACACCAGCGCAGAAAATTATTTGTGCTCTTATTGCTGGTTGCTGTTGTTTTGGTGGTAGCCACTTTATCTATTTGTATTGTCTTTTTCTCATGA